A stretch of Hoplias malabaricus isolate fHopMal1 chromosome 10, fHopMal1.hap1, whole genome shotgun sequence DNA encodes these proteins:
- the cdcp1a gene encoding CUB domain-containing protein 1a, whose product MWRVCFSLVLLLCGVFQWSSVSGALALTINLHSGDTIHINRTETALVKCDVCVGNVCQSAVALRQDTEVNFTCQQPEDIFTVEIIKHIECSAKCNGSITPEQYPSLQSFSRTFTWNVKAPQKAFSVDFTKAGLRQIKPTESCQDKHVYTVFTGTTTVGRFCRLGTIKGIQVPLEGSVSLKVPGKEQLDPTTFGISVKNEIKLLAIINVALPEADSSQEFFSPNYPNSFPDDDEVTWSFLVPPKYYTTMRIQNYTETKCRKQDVRLEYQLNGKRMVKMLSDAQLSEYPGPFNLTLQNCKMEPTSSLTLHFKTSAVKRGNEVRCTVDLKKEEGLEMRIKKKKTNSTCILKQSSLIQDTITISSAKVAHLTLIECKEDDLQLNIYQNIVCQKQTNCTSSEFSLKVPVLERCLPGVLEQVTWHLYSPQHGAVELMSPLGSLQQSLPGQTCNSSLLFTVTEKDQPGITMGHYCPQGAIQKIQIRSNITVTAFPAAGQDLRQMTYPLLKGSFTETIPESYIFTVLPKKDTSVLLATPAWPAGMRPYATVSWIVSFSPPFEAQLEFTNISQVSCQSHPTSIKVQKQGSRGEAYSWRIDEKPKAVVLEESFYLNMSNCHQPKGTFSVVSQITLLKRKNMLLSIVLSVVSVVLVLMVVALAVVCVINRKKKKQKAPEVSVYNTNGHAFLPGLHGFPQTAEDEDFHIYHSIDDTLVYSHLLKGGIEMKRFQPTVDTYQAFTGPVERQPLKEHEEDKGTDVGVYRPFSGPHIPPELPDRSPKQGGRPAIKDEQMAVKESEDQTHGTLALQRAPIIEPEVDDSEIKH is encoded by the exons GTTGGGAATGTGTGCCAGTCGGCTGTGGCTCTCAGACAGGACACAGAGGTGAATTTCACCTGTCAACAGCCTGAGGACATCTTCACCGTGGAGATCATCAAACATATTG AATGTTCCGCTAAGTGCAATGGGAGCATCACCCCAGAGCAGTACCCTTCTCTTCAAAGCTTCAGCCGCACGTTCACCTGGAATGTGAAAGCCCCCCAGAAGGCTTTCAGCGTGGACTTCACCAAAGCTGGTTTAAGGCAGATCAAGCCCACGGAGAGCTGTCAAGACAAACATGTCTACACAGTCTTCACAGGCACGACAACAGTTGGGAGATTCTGTCGCCTTGGGACTATCAAAGGGATACAGGTGCCTCTTGAAGGCAGTGTATCTCTAAAGGTGCCTGGGAAAGAACAGCTGGACCCAACAACCTTTGGCATTTCCGTGAAAAAcgaaattaaat TGTTGGCGATAATCAACGTCGCCCTACCTGAGGCGGACTCGTCCCAGGAATTCTTCTCCCCAAATTACCCAAACAGCTTTCCTGATGATGACGAAGTGACCTGGAGCTTCCTTGTTCCTCCCAAATACTACACAACAATGCGCATTCAAAACTACACAGAGACTAAATGCCGGAAGCAGGATGTGCGACTGGAATACCAGTTGAACGGCAAGAGGATGGTGAAGATGCTAAGTGACGCCCAGCTGTCCGAGTACCCGGGCCCTTTCAACCTTACCCTACAGAACTGTAAGATGGAACCCACCTCTAGTCTCACCCTGCATTTCAAAACCTCTGCTGTCAAGAGAGGCAATGAAG TGCGGTGCACTGTAGATCTGAAGAAGGAGGAAGGACTGGAGATGCgcataaagaaaaagaaaacaaactcaACCTGCATTTTAAAACAGAGCTCCCTCATCCAGGACACCATCACCATCTCTTCAGCCAAGGTCGCACATCTAACACTCATTGAGTGCAAAGAGGACGACCTGCAGTTAAACATTTACCAGAACATAG TGTGTCAGAAGCAGACCAACTGCACGTCCTCTGAATTCTCCCTGAAGGTCCCTGTGTTAGAGAGATGTCTCCCTGGAGTCCTGGAGCAGGTCACTTGGCACCTGTACTCCCCTCAGCATGGTGCAGTGGAGCTAATGTCCCCCCTGGGAAGCCTGCAGCAGTCTCTGCCCGGCCAGACGTGCAACAGCAGTCTCCTCTTCACAGTGACTGAGAAAGACCAGCCAGGAATCACCATGGGACATTACTGTCCTCAAGGAGCCATTCAGAAAATCCAGATCAGATCCAACATCACTGTAACCGCTTTCCCTGCAGCGGGCCAGGATCTGAGGCAGATGACTTACCCGCTTTTAAAGGGTTCTTTCACTGAAACAATACCAG agagctacattttcacagtgTTGCCAAAGAAGGACACGTCTGTGCTGTTGGCCACTCCAGCATGGCCGGCAGGAATGAGACCGTACGCCACTGTCTCCTGGAtcgtctctttctctccaccgTTTGAGGCTCAACTGGAGTTCACTAACATCAGTCAAGTCAGCTGTCAGAGTCATCCCACCTCTATTAAGGTGCAAAAGCAGGGCTCACGAGGAGAAGCCTACAGCTGGAGGATAGATGAGAAACCCAAGGCTGTGGTGCTGGAAGAAAGCTTCTACCTGAACATGTCCAACTGCCACCAGCCGAAAGGGACCTTCAGCGTGGTCAGCCAGATCACATTACTCAAGCGCAAAA ACATGCTTTTGAGCATCGTCCtgagtgtggtgagtgtggTGTTGGTGCTGATGGTGGTGGCATTAGCTGTGGTCTGTGTTATTAACAG GaaaaagaagaagcagaagGCTCCCGAAGTCTCTGTGTACAATACCAATGGTCACGCCTTTCTGCCAGGTCTCCACGGATTTCCCCAGACAGCGGAGGATGAGGACTTCCACATTTATCATAGTATCGATGACACCCTGGTGTATAGCCACCTTCTCAAAGGCGGAATAGAAATGAAGCGCTTTCAACCCACTGTGGATACGTACCAGGCTTTCACTGGCCCCGTGGAGAGGCAGCCTTTAAAAGAGCACGAAGAAGATAAGGGCACAGATGTTGGGGTCTACAGACCTTTTTCTGGCCCCCACATTCCTCCAGAACTACCTGATAGGTCCCCAAAGCAGGGAGGAAGGCCTGCCATTAAAGATGAGCAGATGGCAGTTAAGGAGAGTGAAGATCAGACCCACGGTACTCTGGCCTTACAGAGAGCACCTATAATAGAGCCTGAGGTGGATGattctgaaataaaacactga